One Streptomyces sp. NBC_00102 DNA segment encodes these proteins:
- a CDS encoding trehalase family glycosidase, with product MTSLLVGTSAAGETEDLRHGAARVLLGNWRGASTVPSRGLYPHQWSWDSAFIAIGLRHLSVHRAQRELETLLHAQWKDGRVPHIVFNPAVPHDAYFPSPDFWRSSSAGAAAGAPADTETSGIVQPPVHALAAWLVHLADPEDSRRRGFLPRVYGRLAAWHDYLTGPRDLGGGGLAAMVHPWEPGMDNSPCWDAPLRRVEPAAAGSYRRADLDHGQPSERPTDLDYGRYVRLATDYRDGGYADAGAGHAFAVEDPCVNALLIVSEHALARIAAETGVDPAPHEERAARLTEALVERLWSPEAGMFLCRDLVSDEPIPEKSVAGLIPLIVPGLPREVVDALTQTAEGTAFRLGEVPMVPSYDLDGAAFDPSRYWRGPAWFNTNWLMERGLRQYGLTHAADRLRAAMLDAAGNSGFAEYVDPFTAQARGTLDFGWTAALALDLLVAAERTDSPASGQPPATKTGADA from the coding sequence GTGACCTCGCTCCTCGTCGGGACGTCCGCGGCCGGGGAGACGGAGGATCTCCGGCACGGTGCGGCCCGCGTCCTCCTCGGCAACTGGAGGGGCGCCTCGACCGTGCCCTCCCGCGGCCTCTACCCGCACCAGTGGAGCTGGGACTCCGCGTTCATCGCGATCGGCCTGCGCCACCTCTCGGTGCACCGGGCCCAGCGCGAGCTGGAGACCCTGCTGCACGCGCAGTGGAAGGACGGCCGGGTCCCGCACATCGTGTTCAATCCGGCGGTCCCGCACGACGCGTACTTCCCGAGCCCCGACTTCTGGCGCTCGTCGAGCGCCGGAGCGGCGGCCGGAGCCCCCGCGGACACCGAGACCTCCGGAATCGTGCAGCCCCCGGTGCACGCGCTGGCCGCCTGGCTGGTGCACCTCGCCGACCCCGAGGACTCGCGCCGGCGCGGCTTCCTGCCCCGGGTGTACGGGCGCCTCGCCGCCTGGCACGACTACCTCACGGGCCCCCGGGACCTGGGCGGCGGCGGTCTCGCCGCGATGGTCCACCCCTGGGAGCCGGGCATGGACAACAGCCCCTGCTGGGACGCGCCGCTGCGGCGCGTCGAGCCGGCCGCCGCGGGCTCGTACCGGCGCGCCGACCTCGATCACGGCCAGCCCTCCGAACGGCCCACCGACCTGGACTACGGACGGTACGTACGGCTCGCCACCGACTACCGCGACGGCGGCTACGCCGACGCGGGTGCCGGCCACGCCTTCGCCGTCGAAGACCCGTGCGTCAACGCCCTGCTGATCGTCTCGGAGCACGCGCTCGCCCGGATCGCCGCCGAGACGGGCGTCGACCCGGCCCCGCACGAGGAGCGCGCCGCCCGCCTCACCGAGGCACTGGTGGAGCGGCTCTGGTCGCCGGAGGCCGGTATGTTCCTCTGCCGCGACCTGGTGAGCGACGAACCCATCCCGGAGAAGAGCGTCGCCGGACTGATCCCGCTGATCGTCCCCGGCCTCCCGCGGGAGGTCGTCGACGCGCTGACCCAAACCGCCGAAGGCACCGCCTTCCGGCTCGGCGAGGTCCCGATGGTCCCCTCGTACGACCTCGACGGCGCCGCCTTCGACCCGTCCCGCTACTGGCGCGGACCCGCCTGGTTCAACACCAACTGGCTGATGGAACGCGGCCTTCGGCAGTACGGCCTGACCCACGCGGCCGACCGGCTGCGCGCGGCGATGCTCGACGCGGCAGGGAACAGCGGCTTCGCGGAGTACGTGGACCCCTTCACCGCACAGGCCCGCGGCACCCTCGACTTCGGCTGGACGGCCGCGCTCGCACTGGACCTGCTGGTGGCAGCCGAGCGGACCGACTCCCCGGCATCCGGGCAGCCGCCGGCCACGAAGACGGGGGCGGACGCATGA
- a CDS encoding sugar phosphate isomerase/epimerase family protein — protein sequence MPKTPLKTACQEQLLPGDTLQEKWAFAQDAGFDAIELRSRGDFHFRDRLPELKRALADGVVMPTVCVEMLHFFAAFDDGLRKDALEQMKSQLSVAAEIGALGVQTPASYGMFSRRLPPFEPPRSEEEDREVLLAGLTELGEHARAEGVTLFLEPLNRYEDHMVNRLDQAVDLLSTVGLDSVKIGIDSYHMNIEEADPSASILAAAPYIGHAQVSDSNRFQPGAGHLDWPAWIGALHTIGFDGYLAAECRLTGDPVEAVRSIPAFLRRSGA from the coding sequence ATGCCGAAGACCCCGCTGAAGACCGCCTGCCAGGAACAGCTGCTCCCCGGTGACACGCTCCAGGAGAAATGGGCGTTCGCCCAGGACGCCGGGTTCGACGCCATCGAGCTGCGCTCGCGGGGCGACTTCCACTTCCGCGACCGCCTCCCCGAGCTGAAGCGGGCGCTGGCCGACGGCGTCGTCATGCCGACGGTCTGCGTCGAGATGCTGCACTTCTTCGCCGCCTTCGACGACGGCCTGCGCAAGGACGCCCTGGAGCAGATGAAGTCGCAGCTCAGCGTCGCGGCGGAGATCGGCGCCCTGGGCGTGCAGACCCCGGCGTCGTACGGGATGTTCTCGCGCCGGCTGCCTCCGTTCGAGCCGCCGCGCTCCGAGGAGGAGGACCGCGAGGTGCTCCTCGCGGGTCTCACCGAGCTCGGCGAGCACGCGCGCGCGGAGGGCGTCACCCTCTTCCTGGAGCCGCTCAACCGGTACGAGGACCACATGGTCAACCGGCTGGACCAGGCCGTCGACCTGCTGAGCACCGTGGGCCTGGACTCGGTGAAGATCGGCATCGACAGCTACCACATGAACATCGAGGAGGCCGATCCGTCGGCATCGATCCTCGCCGCGGCCCCGTACATCGGCCACGCGCAGGTCAGCGACTCCAACCGGTTCCAGCCGGGCGCCGGCCACCTGGACTGGCCGGCCTGGATCGGCGCGCTGCACACCATCGGTTTCGACGGCTACCTCGCCGCCGAGTGCCGCCTGACCGGTGACCCGGTCGAGGCCGTCCGCTCCATCCCGGCCTTCCTGCGGAGGTCGGGCGCGTGA
- a CDS encoding zinc-binding alcohol dehydrogenase, producing the protein MERVVQFTGPRQVEVAEHESAALPAGHLRVRTRYSGISAGTELTAYRGTNPYLTRTWDAEARLFRDGAAGIEYPVAGWGYSEVGEVTEVSPELTDVPGMPAVGDLVWGIWGHRSEGIVPAERMVGHTLPAGLEPLAGAFARVGAIAYNAVLAADIHLGEEVAVFGQGVIGLLTTRLAQLNGARVTAVDALDGRLDTARTYGARRTLNARTDSVAERVREATGGQGADVAIEISGVYPALHEALRSVTVGGRVVASGFYQGDGAGLRLGDEFHHNRVQLICSQIGGVPPQLAGRWTVERLQQTFLSLVAEGLVDVKSLVSHIVPVADAADAYVLLDERPADALQVVLEF; encoded by the coding sequence GTGGAACGCGTCGTCCAGTTCACCGGCCCTCGCCAGGTAGAAGTCGCCGAGCACGAGAGCGCCGCCCTGCCGGCGGGCCACCTGCGGGTCCGTACGCGCTACTCCGGCATCTCCGCGGGCACCGAGCTCACCGCCTACCGGGGCACCAACCCGTACCTGACGCGGACCTGGGACGCCGAGGCCCGCCTCTTCCGCGACGGCGCGGCGGGCATCGAGTACCCGGTGGCCGGCTGGGGGTACTCCGAGGTCGGCGAGGTCACCGAGGTGTCGCCCGAGCTGACGGACGTACCCGGCATGCCGGCCGTGGGCGACCTGGTCTGGGGCATCTGGGGCCACCGCAGCGAGGGCATCGTGCCCGCCGAGCGGATGGTGGGCCACACGCTGCCGGCCGGCCTGGAGCCGCTGGCGGGCGCCTTCGCCCGCGTCGGCGCCATCGCGTACAACGCGGTGCTCGCCGCCGACATCCACCTCGGCGAGGAGGTCGCCGTCTTCGGGCAGGGCGTCATCGGCCTGCTCACCACCCGCCTCGCCCAGCTCAACGGCGCCCGCGTCACCGCCGTCGACGCCCTCGACGGCCGCCTCGACACCGCCCGTACCTACGGCGCGCGCCGCACCCTGAACGCCCGTACCGACAGCGTCGCCGAGCGCGTCCGCGAGGCCACCGGCGGCCAGGGCGCCGACGTCGCGATCGAGATCAGCGGTGTCTACCCGGCCCTCCACGAGGCCCTGCGCTCGGTGACAGTGGGCGGCCGTGTGGTGGCCTCCGGCTTCTACCAGGGCGACGGCGCCGGGCTGCGGCTCGGCGACGAGTTCCACCACAACCGGGTGCAGCTCATCTGCTCCCAGATCGGCGGGGTCCCCCCGCAGCTGGCCGGCCGGTGGACCGTCGAGCGGCTCCAGCAGACCTTCCTCTCGCTGGTCGCCGAGGGCCTGGTCGACGTGAAGTCCCTGGTCAGCCACATCGTCCCGGTGGCGGACGCCGCCGACGCCTACGTCCTGCTGGACGAGCGCCCGGCCGACGCCCTCCAGGTCGTCCTGGAGTTCTGA
- a CDS encoding ABC transporter substrate-binding protein translates to MVMKARRSKATLFGLAATLGAGLLAGCSGSSGAEKPDNRITVWSQENLAPRMAATKKVVARFEKETGIEVDLVGVDEAQLPQLIMSAAAAGDLPDVIGAVPMGQVWQMYGSGLLNTKVAGKVVHDLDAGTFNANALSLTKDAGTTLAVPSDAWLQLLVYRKDLFAKAGLDAPDTYANAIKAAKTLDKGGVDGISLATDPSDAFTQQSFEDLALANGCQLVDDDGEPALDSTACRNAFAAYDELGGKHGAPGTQTVDSTRATYFSGKSSMMVWSSFLLDELAGLRSDALPSCAQCKDDPGFLARNTGIVTSLQGPDGKEPAQFGEITSWAVTKTAETGASAKFIEYMMGKGYEDWFGMAPEGKIPVRTGTATDPGAFRKAWRASVMGVDKRESMQKAYPSELLDRLVSGVGDMQRWGLAQGQGALVGATNGELPVAKAIGAMTSGQSSPDEAAKEANDEVAALQKSLQ, encoded by the coding sequence ATGGTGATGAAGGCCCGACGGTCGAAGGCGACCCTCTTCGGACTCGCCGCGACCCTGGGAGCCGGCCTGCTCGCGGGCTGCTCCGGCAGCTCCGGTGCCGAGAAGCCGGACAACCGGATCACGGTCTGGTCGCAGGAGAACCTGGCACCGCGGATGGCGGCGACCAAGAAAGTGGTCGCCCGCTTCGAGAAGGAGACCGGGATCGAGGTCGACCTGGTCGGCGTGGACGAGGCCCAGCTCCCGCAGCTGATCATGTCCGCCGCGGCCGCCGGTGACCTCCCCGACGTGATCGGCGCCGTCCCCATGGGCCAGGTCTGGCAGATGTACGGCAGCGGGCTGCTCAACACGAAGGTCGCCGGGAAGGTCGTCCACGACCTGGACGCCGGGACCTTCAACGCCAACGCCCTCTCCCTCACGAAGGACGCCGGAACCACCCTCGCCGTCCCCTCCGACGCCTGGCTCCAGCTCCTCGTCTACCGCAAGGACCTCTTCGCCAAGGCCGGACTCGACGCACCGGACACCTACGCGAACGCGATCAAGGCCGCGAAGACGCTCGACAAGGGCGGTGTCGACGGCATCTCGCTCGCCACCGACCCCTCCGACGCCTTCACCCAGCAGAGCTTCGAGGACCTCGCCCTCGCCAACGGCTGCCAGCTCGTCGACGACGACGGCGAACCCGCCCTCGACTCCACCGCCTGCCGCAACGCCTTCGCCGCCTACGACGAACTGGGCGGGAAGCACGGCGCCCCCGGCACCCAGACCGTGGACTCCACCCGCGCCACCTACTTCTCCGGCAAGTCCTCGATGATGGTCTGGTCCTCCTTCCTCCTGGACGAACTCGCCGGACTGCGCTCCGACGCGCTGCCCAGCTGCGCCCAGTGCAAGGACGACCCGGGCTTCCTCGCCCGCAACACCGGCATCGTCACCTCCCTCCAGGGCCCCGACGGCAAGGAACCCGCCCAGTTCGGCGAGATCACCTCCTGGGCCGTCACCAAGACCGCCGAGACCGGCGCCTCCGCCAAGTTCATCGAGTACATGATGGGCAAGGGCTACGAGGACTGGTTCGGCATGGCGCCCGAGGGCAAGATCCCGGTCCGCACCGGCACCGCCACCGACCCCGGCGCCTTCCGGAAGGCCTGGCGCGCCAGCGTCATGGGCGTCGACAAGCGCGAGTCCATGCAGAAGGCGTACCCCTCCGAACTCCTCGACCGGCTCGTCTCCGGCGTCGGCGACATGCAGCGGTGGGGCCTCGCCCAGGGCCAGGGCGCCCTCGTCGGAGCCACCAACGGCGAACTGCCCGTCGCCAAGGCCATCGGAGCGATGACCAGCGGCCAGAGCTCACCGGACGAGGCCGCCAAGGAAGCCAACGACGAAGTGGCAGCCCTCCAGAAGTCCCTCCAGTAG
- a CDS encoding carbohydrate ABC transporter permease: MSTKTSGATVRRGRPRTTSSRENRAGLAFVTPTFLVVLVVVILPILWTVLLAFQNAKLVDIQENGLFGNWTLDNFQQVFGSPGFWSSLGTTLLYTVGATAGSIVLGLVAALALRKPFRGRGILRASMLLPYVAPVVAVSFVWEVALSPQYGIVNEWGSKLLGWDDPIAFLSTRSYEVSLLGAHFDIPLALLTVIAFESWRYFPFAFLFMLARLQAVPDSLEEAAEVDGATISQRFRHILLPQMMPVIALLSVLRFIMTFNKFDDIYLLTGGGSGTDVVAVRVYDFLTSRFDVGAASAQALILALVLMVLLGLYFMFFGKKVQEEQA, from the coding sequence ATGAGTACGAAAACCAGCGGCGCGACGGTGCGCCGCGGACGTCCACGGACCACCAGCAGCCGGGAGAACCGCGCCGGCCTCGCCTTCGTGACCCCGACCTTCCTGGTCGTCCTGGTCGTGGTGATCCTGCCGATCCTGTGGACCGTGCTGCTCGCCTTCCAGAACGCCAAGCTCGTCGACATCCAGGAGAACGGCCTCTTCGGCAACTGGACCCTGGACAACTTCCAGCAGGTCTTCGGCTCGCCCGGCTTCTGGAGCAGCCTCGGCACCACGCTGCTCTACACGGTCGGCGCCACCGCCGGCTCCATCGTGCTCGGACTGGTCGCCGCACTCGCCCTGCGCAAGCCGTTCCGGGGCCGCGGCATCCTGCGCGCCTCGATGCTGCTGCCGTACGTCGCACCGGTCGTCGCCGTCTCCTTCGTCTGGGAGGTGGCCCTCAGCCCGCAGTACGGCATCGTCAACGAGTGGGGCAGCAAGCTCCTCGGGTGGGACGACCCGATCGCCTTCCTCTCCACCCGCTCCTACGAAGTCAGCCTGCTCGGCGCGCACTTCGACATCCCGCTGGCGCTGCTCACCGTCATCGCCTTCGAGTCTTGGCGCTACTTCCCGTTCGCCTTCCTCTTCATGCTGGCCCGCCTCCAGGCGGTCCCGGACAGCCTGGAGGAGGCCGCCGAGGTCGACGGCGCCACCATCTCGCAGCGCTTCCGCCACATCCTGCTGCCGCAGATGATGCCCGTCATCGCCCTGCTGTCCGTCCTGCGCTTCATCATGACGTTCAACAAGTTCGACGACATCTACCTGCTCACCGGGGGCGGTTCGGGCACGGACGTCGTCGCGGTCCGCGTGTACGACTTCCTCACCTCGCGCTTCGACGTCGGCGCGGCCTCCGCCCAGGCGCTGATCCTCGCCCTCGTCCTCATGGTCCTGCTGGGCCTCTACTTCATGTTCTTCGGCAAGAAGGTCCAGGAGGAGCAGGCATGA